The nucleotide sequence CATGGGCAGAATAAACCTGCCCATCCTTGACTGCTGGAGAGCATATTTCGATTAGCTCCATTCAGAACCATCTCCTGATTTTTACAAGCGCTTTTTTACCGAATCCCAGTCTATATCAAAAGGCTGAATGGAGTCTGGTTCCGGTGCCGTGGATAGTCTTTCTATCCTTTTAACGGTTGGCGGATGCGTACTTATCAGTTCGGGGATATTGCCTGAAGACGGACCTTCCAGTTCTTTTAATTTTTCAAAAAAAGAGATTAAATTAGAAGGGGATATTCCGGCCGATACCATTATTTTCACAGCGCCGTCATCAGCCTTTTTTTCCTGATCACGGTTAAAAGAAAGGCCCTCCAGGCCCGAGGCAAGTTCCGCCAGTTGAGTAATTGATGATGTGTCACCGAAAATAACGGCTATTAAAATGCTGAGCCCCGCTTGTCTCAGCAGCTTTTCTATGCCGTGCCGCTCCAAAACATGGGTAAGTTCATGAGCAAGCACACCGGCCACTTCTTCCGCTTTTTGGGAACGTTTAATAAGTTCCGACGTGACGATAAGGTAGCCCCCGGGCAAGGCAAAAGCGTTTACCTGCTTTGTGTCAATAATGGACAGTTCATAGTTAATATGAGCGCCATCATGTTCATCTATGCGGTTTACGATTTTGGAAAGGGCCGCCACAACATCAGGAGAGGTAATCTTCCTTTCTCCTGTTAAAAAGTTTTCGTAAGCAATAGCCCCGATTTTCTGCTCCCATTCCAAAGGAAGCATTCTTGTGGCAATGGGAACGAGAGAGATAATAAAAAGGTAGGAAAGTATCAAAATTCCTGCAATGGCCCCCAATAAAACAGGAACACGCCTTTTTTCCACTTTATCGTTTTTTTGCCGCTGCGTTGAGAGCGTACTTACCTTTGAAAGGAATGAGGGTGACCCGGGAAGGGCAGCAAGATGTGAAAACATCTGTTCATCATTACAATAGATGAAGTTCCGCCCTTCCTTGTCTGTCCATGAAATTTCAAGGGTAGTGGCGCTATCTCCCTTAAGCTTGAAATCAGCAAATTGAAAGGGAACATGCTTTCTCTTTCCATGGGGAAACTCGATTTCAACATCTGTTCCCGGATAGATAAGCAGTGTTGCGCTTTCTTTTTCTTTCTCTAAATAATAAACAACTTTACAACGATGCAACTTATTATCCTTTTGCCGGAATAAACTGCTTGACCCAGGAACCGAATCCGGGAGAGTTTCTGGTTTGGATATATACGTCCCCGGGCCCCTCGAAGCGACAAACCAGTCCTTCGCCACTGGTAAAACTGGAAATCCAGCCCTTGGAAGCCTTTTCTATTTTATAGTTTGAATTAGCGCTCCAGGCTACCATGTGGCTATTGTCGATAATCTTCACTTCACCCGGAGCAAGACTCAGTTTCATAATGCCGCCATAGGTGCTTACAACAACTTTACCCGCTCCTCCAAGGCGCATAACAAAAAAACCCTCGCCCGAGAATAAACCTTTCGTCAGGTTTTGCGCTTTTGTTGATACGGTAACGCTATCTTCAGCAGCAAGAAAGCCATCTTTCTGAAGAATATA is from Deltaproteobacteria bacterium and encodes:
- a CDS encoding M48 family metallopeptidase; translation: MHRCKVVYYLEKEKESATLLIYPGTDVEIEFPHGKRKHVPFQFADFKLKGDSATTLEISWTDKEGRNFIYCNDEQMFSHLAALPGSPSFLSKVSTLSTQRQKNDKVEKRRVPVLLGAIAGILILSYLFIISLVPIATRMLPLEWEQKIGAIAYENFLTGERKITSPDVVAALSKIVNRIDEHDGAHINYELSIIDTKQVNAFALPGGYLIVTSELIKRSQKAEEVAGVLAHELTHVLERHGIEKLLRQAGLSILIAVIFGDTSSITQLAELASGLEGLSFNRDQEKKADDGAVKIMVSAGISPSNLISFFEKLKELEGPSSGNIPELISTHPPTVKRIERLSTAPEPDSIQPFDIDWDSVKKRL
- a CDS encoding TIGR00266 family protein, whose product is MDFNIISKGAFATLNVSLQRGESIKAESGAMITMSDTLDVNSKMESGIIGGLARKLLAGESLFFQTLKAERGDGDAMLASAYPGEMAILELDGSEEYILQKDGFLAAEDSVTVSTKAQNLTKGLFSGEGFFVMRLGGAGKVVVSTYGGIMKLSLAPGEVKIIDNSHMVAWSANSNYKIEKASKGWISSFTSGEGLVCRFEGPGDVYIQTRNSPGFGSWVKQFIPAKG